In Marinicauda algicola, one DNA window encodes the following:
- a CDS encoding alkaline phosphatase PhoX has protein sequence MSLSRRSFLTRAAATTSAFAVLPLLSGCGRAETGAYLNEVEGYGPLRRDSRGLVDLPRGFSYEVLSQTGDSMSDGLLVPGDPDGMAAFAGRDGLIRLVRNHELMPDEPAKSAFGENGERFARVDASRVFDFTADGQPHPGGTTTLIINPDRLRVERQFLSLAGTANNCAGGPTPWGSWISCEETLLQAGELARYDHGYPFEVRADADGLVDPVPLRGLGRFRHEAAAVDPATGIVYQTEDDEPGLFYRFIPDHPGELWRGGRLQALAIRGRPGADLRNWPESANPVGVGSRLEVHWVDLEDIHNPDGDLAARGIAAGAARFTRGEGLWFGESELYFCCTDGGPARLGQIWRYRPSRFEGYAQERSEAGLLELFVESTDARRLDKCDNITIAPWGDLIVVEDGESDQFIRGVTPQGHIYTIGRNAQSDADGEYSEITGPCFSPDGTTLFFNVQKAPGRTFAVRGPWPQRSLASA, from the coding sequence ATGAGCCTGTCGCGCCGGTCCTTCCTCACGCGCGCCGCAGCGACCACGAGCGCGTTCGCCGTCCTGCCGCTCCTCTCCGGGTGCGGGCGCGCGGAGACGGGCGCGTACCTGAACGAGGTGGAGGGCTACGGGCCGCTGCGCCGCGATTCGCGCGGACTGGTCGACCTGCCGCGCGGCTTTTCCTACGAGGTGCTGTCGCAGACCGGGGATTCCATGAGTGACGGCCTGCTCGTGCCCGGCGATCCGGACGGCATGGCGGCCTTCGCGGGACGCGACGGGCTCATCCGCCTGGTGCGCAATCACGAACTGATGCCGGACGAGCCGGCGAAATCGGCCTTCGGCGAGAATGGCGAGCGCTTCGCGCGCGTCGATGCGAGCCGGGTGTTCGATTTCACCGCCGACGGCCAGCCCCATCCGGGCGGGACGACGACGCTGATCATCAACCCCGACCGCCTGCGCGTGGAGCGCCAGTTCCTGTCGCTGGCGGGCACGGCGAACAACTGCGCCGGCGGGCCGACGCCCTGGGGCAGCTGGATCAGCTGCGAGGAGACGCTGCTGCAGGCCGGCGAGCTGGCGCGCTACGATCACGGCTATCCCTTCGAGGTGCGCGCCGATGCCGACGGGCTGGTCGATCCGGTGCCGCTGCGCGGGCTCGGCCGCTTCCGCCACGAGGCCGCCGCCGTCGATCCGGCGACCGGCATCGTCTACCAGACCGAGGACGACGAGCCGGGCCTGTTCTACCGCTTCATCCCCGATCATCCCGGCGAGCTGTGGCGCGGCGGACGCCTGCAGGCGCTCGCGATCCGCGGCCGGCCGGGCGCCGATCTGAGGAACTGGCCGGAGAGCGCGAACCCGGTCGGCGTGGGCAGCCGGCTGGAGGTGCACTGGGTCGACCTGGAAGACATACACAACCCGGACGGCGATCTCGCCGCGCGCGGCATCGCGGCGGGCGCGGCACGATTCACCCGCGGCGAAGGCCTGTGGTTCGGCGAGAGCGAACTCTATTTCTGCTGCACCGACGGCGGACCGGCGCGCCTCGGACAGATCTGGCGCTACCGGCCGAGCCGCTTCGAGGGCTATGCCCAGGAGCGCAGCGAGGCCGGCCTCCTGGAGCTGTTTGTGGAAAGCACGGATGCGCGCCGGCTCGATAAATGCGACAACATCACCATCGCGCCCTGGGGCGATCTCATCGTCGTGGAGGACGGGGAGAGCGACCAGTTCATCCGCGGCGTGACCCCGCAGGGGCATATCTACACGATCGGCCGGAACGCGCAGAGCGACGCGGACGGCGAATACAGCGAGATTACCGGACCATGCTTCTCACCGGACGGAACCACCCTCTTCTTCAACGTGCAGAAGGCGCCCGGGCGCACCTTCGCGGTCCGCGGACCGTGGCCGCAGCGCTCGCTGGCCTCGGCCTGA
- a CDS encoding acyl-CoA dehydrogenase family protein — MSLEEFRAETRAWLEANCPKSMRSPIKSEADICWGGRNWEFKSEDQRLWLERMAEKGWTVPTWPKEYGGAGLSKEEAFVLKEEMRRINARSPLDSFGIWMLGPALLKFGTHEQKLEHLPPIARGEIRWCQGYSEPGAGSDLASLRTKGVLAGDHYVVNGQKVWTSYADKSDWIFALVRTEPEAPKHEGISFLLIDMDQPGVTTKPIKLISGKSPFCETFFDDARALVKNRLGKAGEGWTIAKYLLSHERASIVSEAGFGGLNPVTAAQTAGEVDEKGRIADPILRGKVAELTIDGLAFEATMRRVKEEADHGEGVGARASALKYLGTEINKRRHELNMSALGSDGLLWEGDREEDGEVARNWLRARANSIEGGTSEIQLNIVAKRVLELPGG, encoded by the coding sequence ATGTCCCTCGAGGAATTCCGCGCCGAGACGCGCGCCTGGCTGGAGGCCAACTGCCCGAAATCGATGCGCTCGCCGATCAAGAGCGAGGCCGATATCTGCTGGGGCGGGCGCAACTGGGAGTTCAAGAGCGAGGACCAGCGCCTGTGGCTGGAACGCATGGCCGAGAAGGGCTGGACGGTACCGACCTGGCCGAAGGAATACGGCGGGGCGGGCCTGTCCAAGGAAGAGGCCTTCGTGCTGAAGGAGGAGATGCGCCGCATCAATGCGCGCTCGCCGCTGGACAGCTTCGGCATCTGGATGCTCGGCCCGGCGCTCCTGAAATTCGGCACGCACGAGCAGAAGCTCGAACACCTGCCCCCGATCGCGCGCGGCGAGATCCGCTGGTGCCAGGGCTATTCCGAGCCGGGCGCGGGCTCCGACCTCGCCTCGCTCAGAACCAAGGGCGTGCTCGCCGGCGATCATTACGTCGTCAACGGCCAGAAGGTCTGGACGAGCTATGCCGACAAGTCGGACTGGATCTTCGCCCTGGTGCGCACCGAGCCGGAGGCGCCCAAGCACGAGGGCATTTCCTTCCTGCTGATCGACATGGACCAGCCCGGCGTGACGACGAAGCCGATCAAGCTGATCTCGGGCAAGTCGCCCTTCTGCGAGACCTTCTTCGACGATGCCAGGGCGCTGGTGAAGAACCGGCTCGGCAAGGCTGGCGAAGGCTGGACGATCGCGAAATACCTGCTGAGCCACGAGCGCGCGAGCATCGTCTCGGAAGCCGGATTCGGCGGGCTCAATCCGGTCACCGCCGCCCAGACCGCCGGCGAGGTCGACGAGAAGGGCCGCATCGCGGACCCGATCCTGCGCGGCAAGGTCGCCGAGCTCACCATCGACGGGCTCGCCTTCGAGGCCACCATGCGCCGGGTGAAGGAGGAGGCCGACCATGGCGAGGGCGTCGGCGCGCGCGCCTCGGCGCTGAAATATCTCGGCACCGAGATCAACAAGCGCCGCCACGAGCTCAACATGAGCGCGCTCGGATCGGACGGCCTCCTGTGGGAGGGCGACCGCGAGGAGGACGGCGAGGTCGCGAGGAACTGGCTGCGCGCCCGCGCCAACTCGATCGAGGGCGGCACGAGCGAGATCCAGCTCAACATCGTGGCCAAGCGCGTGCTCGAGCTTCCCGGCGGCTAA
- a CDS encoding transglutaminase family protein, with product MTRLTVRHRTTYRYRAPTAFGPHRLMLRPKESRTLRLHAHDLTISPAATVNWAHDVTGNAVATASFAEPADTLVIDSAATLTLDVEKWPVFDIAASAATYPFLLSEDEMADLGALRLQAYLDSTGRLREWAQGFVAGPRTDTLSLLKDISDGVAAQIAYEEREDEAAQTPVETLARGRGSCRDFAVLFVDAVRSLGFGARIVSGYLYDPDLDAIGSAGAGSTHAWAEVYVPGAGWIMFDPTNRSVGGFNLIPVAVARHIRQVMPISGSFLGDPAAFEAMEVSVSVAPAPA from the coding sequence TTGACCCGGCTGACCGTTCGCCACCGCACGACCTATCGCTATCGCGCCCCCACGGCGTTCGGCCCGCACCGGCTGATGCTGCGGCCGAAGGAGAGCCGCACGCTGCGCCTGCACGCGCACGATCTGACGATCTCGCCCGCGGCCACGGTGAACTGGGCGCACGACGTCACCGGCAACGCGGTGGCGACGGCGAGCTTCGCCGAGCCGGCGGACACGCTCGTGATCGACAGCGCCGCCACGCTGACCCTCGATGTCGAGAAGTGGCCGGTCTTCGATATCGCGGCTTCGGCCGCCACATACCCGTTCCTGCTGAGCGAGGACGAGATGGCCGATCTGGGCGCGCTGCGCCTTCAGGCCTATCTGGATTCCACGGGACGCCTGCGCGAGTGGGCGCAGGGCTTCGTCGCCGGCCCGCGCACCGACACGCTGTCGCTGCTGAAGGACATCAGCGACGGCGTCGCCGCGCAGATCGCCTACGAGGAGCGCGAGGACGAGGCGGCGCAGACCCCGGTCGAGACGCTGGCGCGCGGGCGGGGCTCATGCCGCGATTTCGCGGTGCTGTTCGTCGATGCGGTGCGCAGCCTGGGCTTCGGCGCGCGGATCGTGTCGGGCTATCTCTACGATCCCGACCTGGACGCGATCGGCTCGGCCGGTGCCGGATCCACCCATGCCTGGGCGGAAGTCTATGTCCCCGGCGCCGGCTGGATCATGTTCGACCCGACCAATCGCAGCGTGGGCGGATTCAACCTCATCCCGGTCGCCGTCGCGCGCCACATCCGCCAGGTGATGCCGATCTCGGGCAGCTTCCTCGGCGATCCGGCCGCGTTCGAGGCGATGGAGGTCTCGGTCAGCGTCGCCCCCGCGCCGGCCTAG
- a CDS encoding L-serine ammonia-lyase, whose translation MHFGVFDLFKIGVGPSSSHTVGPMKAARLFLERIEAEGRLGEVARVEVEAYGSLALTGPGHATDKAMLWGLEGVAPDEADPDAMPAMIARIESEKTLKLLGGREIAFDPKRDLRLKGETRLPFHSNAMKFKAFDPEGDPVREEIWYSIGGGFVIDEAEAGRNSAAEALKGEPYPFDSCNELLDICDREGLSIPEVMMANETAFRSEEDVRGQIASVFQAMEDCIERGTRIEGELPGGLRVKRRAPGMRKRLMADAARAESDPLAAMEWVNLWAMAVNEENAAGGKVVTAPTNGAAGIIPAVARYFDRHYRRTEDPDALVRFFLTAAAIGALYKKNASISGAEAGCQGEVGVACSMAAGGLAAALGGSNRQIENAAEIGMEHNLGLTCDPVGGLVQIPCIERNAIGAIKAINAARLAMVGSAEYKVRLDQVIATMHQTGLDMADKYKETSTGGLAVNVPMC comes from the coding sequence ATGCATTTCGGCGTTTTCGACCTGTTCAAGATCGGCGTCGGCCCGTCGAGCTCGCACACCGTGGGCCCGATGAAGGCCGCGCGCCTGTTCCTCGAGCGCATCGAGGCCGAGGGCCGGCTCGGCGAGGTCGCGCGCGTCGAGGTGGAGGCCTATGGATCGCTCGCGCTGACCGGTCCGGGCCATGCCACCGACAAGGCGATGCTGTGGGGCCTGGAAGGCGTCGCGCCGGACGAGGCCGATCCCGACGCCATGCCGGCGATGATCGCGCGCATCGAATCGGAGAAGACCCTGAAGCTGCTTGGCGGGCGCGAGATCGCCTTTGATCCGAAGCGCGATCTGCGCCTGAAGGGCGAGACGCGCCTGCCCTTCCATTCGAATGCCATGAAATTCAAGGCGTTCGACCCCGAAGGCGATCCGGTGCGCGAAGAGATCTGGTATTCAATCGGCGGCGGCTTCGTCATCGACGAGGCCGAGGCCGGGCGCAATTCGGCCGCCGAGGCGCTGAAGGGCGAGCCTTACCCGTTCGACAGCTGCAACGAGCTGCTCGACATCTGCGACCGCGAGGGGCTGTCCATCCCCGAGGTGATGATGGCCAACGAGACCGCGTTTCGCTCCGAGGAGGACGTGCGCGGACAGATCGCCTCGGTCTTCCAGGCGATGGAGGACTGCATCGAGCGCGGCACCCGCATCGAGGGCGAGCTGCCCGGCGGGCTGAGGGTCAAGCGCCGCGCGCCGGGCATGCGCAAGCGCCTGATGGCCGACGCCGCGCGCGCCGAGAGCGATCCGCTCGCGGCCATGGAGTGGGTCAATCTCTGGGCCATGGCGGTCAACGAGGAGAACGCGGCCGGCGGCAAGGTCGTTACCGCGCCCACCAATGGCGCGGCCGGCATCATCCCCGCCGTCGCGCGCTATTTCGACCGCCATTACCGGCGCACCGAGGACCCGGACGCGCTGGTGCGCTTCTTCCTGACCGCGGCGGCGATCGGGGCCCTCTACAAGAAGAATGCCTCGATCTCGGGCGCCGAGGCCGGCTGCCAGGGCGAGGTCGGCGTCGCCTGCTCGATGGCCGCCGGAGGCCTTGCCGCCGCGCTCGGCGGCTCGAACCGGCAGATCGAGAACGCGGCCGAGATCGGCATGGAGCACAATCTGGGGCTGACCTGCGACCCCGTCGGGGGCCTCGTCCAGATCCCCTGCATCGAGCGCAACGCCATCGGCGCGATCAAGGCGATCAACGCGGCGCGCCTGGCCATGGTCGGCTCGGCCGAATACAAGGTGCGCCTCGACCAGGTGATCGCGACCATGCACCAGACCGGGCTCGACATGGCCGACAAGTACAAGGAAACGAGCACGGGCGGCCTCGCGGTCAACGTGCCGATGTGCTGA
- a CDS encoding COX15/CtaA family protein, producing MSALTDTASARLPEPFTEPETSRAMFWWLVIVAAFVVAMILVGGATRLTDSGLSITEWRPVTGAIPPMSEEAWEAELEKYRQIPEYREQNRGMSMAEFQFIYWWEWGHRQLGRTLGLVYALPFAFFLWRGIAPKRLRPRLWLLFGLGGLQGAIGWWMVSSGLADRLDVSQYRLATHLTMAFLILGLALWTALDLRYGAAKLALRSGLFPLAALFWAGVLVQIALGAFVAGLDAGRIYTSWPFFHGQLVPDDYLGGLPFWQAIFESRPAVQLQHRWFAYLLTGFGLFLAWRFWRQGGGVVTRFALILPAVLLAQVLVGIVTLVNAAPLWLSLIHQGGAIALFAVAGTAAWTLSRAEGAARGPRS from the coding sequence ATGTCCGCCCTGACCGATACCGCGTCCGCGCGCCTGCCCGAGCCCTTCACCGAGCCCGAAACGAGCCGTGCGATGTTCTGGTGGCTCGTGATCGTGGCCGCCTTCGTGGTGGCGATGATCCTCGTGGGCGGGGCGACGCGGCTGACCGATTCCGGCCTCTCGATCACCGAATGGCGCCCGGTGACCGGCGCGATCCCGCCGATGAGCGAGGAGGCCTGGGAGGCGGAGCTGGAGAAATACCGCCAGATCCCGGAATACCGGGAACAGAACCGCGGCATGAGCATGGCCGAGTTCCAGTTCATCTACTGGTGGGAATGGGGCCATCGCCAGCTCGGCCGGACGCTGGGGCTCGTCTATGCGCTGCCCTTCGCCTTCTTCCTGTGGCGCGGCATCGCGCCGAAGCGCCTGCGCCCGCGCCTGTGGCTCCTGTTCGGCCTCGGCGGGCTGCAGGGCGCGATCGGCTGGTGGATGGTGTCGTCGGGGCTGGCCGACCGGCTCGATGTCAGCCAGTACCGGCTGGCCACCCACCTGACCATGGCCTTCCTGATCCTGGGCCTGGCGCTGTGGACCGCGCTCGATCTTCGATACGGCGCGGCGAAGCTCGCCCTGCGTTCCGGCCTGTTCCCGCTCGCCGCCCTGTTCTGGGCCGGCGTGCTCGTCCAGATCGCGCTCGGCGCCTTCGTCGCCGGCCTGGATGCCGGACGCATCTACACCAGCTGGCCGTTCTTCCACGGACAGCTCGTCCCGGACGATTACCTCGGCGGACTGCCCTTCTGGCAGGCGATCTTCGAGAGCCGGCCGGCCGTGCAGCTGCAGCACCGCTGGTTCGCCTACCTGCTGACCGGGTTCGGGCTCTTCCTCGCCTGGCGCTTCTGGCGCCAGGGCGGGGGCGTGGTGACCCGCTTCGCGCTCATCCTGCCCGCCGTCCTGCTGGCGCAGGTCCTGGTCGGCATCGTGACGCTCGTCAACGCCGCCCCGCTCTGGCTGTCCCTGATCCACCAGGGCGGGGCGATCGCGCTGTTCGCGGTGGCGGGCACGGCGGCCTGGACGCTGTCGCGCGCGGAAGGCGCCGCACGCGGGCCCCGCTCCTAG
- a CDS encoding tryptophan 2,3-dioxygenase — protein sequence MSERFRTSVDIEGEDIHWSPEGGMSYGAYLKLDRILSAQAPLSDEHDELMFIVIHQASELWLKLCLHELDAAIACVREDQVRPAMKMLARIARVQENLSQSWSILATMTPADYLKFRDRLGQSSGFQSFQYRAMEYRLGNKNPAFAKVFKGEPEAERIVLGALRSPSLYDETLRLAARMGLDVPAGKLERDWSEPYEASEAVEAMWREVYLDTRTWWELYEFAEKLVDLEQKFQQWRFNHMKTVERIIGFRRGTGGSGGVSYLVKALDIRLFPELWTVRTKL from the coding sequence ATGAGCGAGCGCTTCAGGACCTCGGTCGACATCGAGGGCGAGGACATCCACTGGTCGCCGGAAGGCGGCATGTCCTACGGCGCCTATCTCAAGCTCGACCGGATTCTCTCCGCGCAGGCCCCGCTGTCGGACGAGCATGACGAACTCATGTTCATCGTCATCCACCAGGCCAGCGAGCTGTGGCTGAAGCTGTGCCTGCACGAGCTGGATGCCGCGATCGCGTGCGTGCGCGAGGACCAGGTGCGGCCGGCAATGAAGATGCTGGCGCGCATCGCGCGGGTGCAGGAGAACCTCTCCCAGTCCTGGTCGATCCTTGCGACCATGACCCCGGCCGACTATCTGAAGTTCAGGGACAGGCTGGGCCAGAGCTCCGGCTTCCAGTCCTTCCAGTACCGCGCCATGGAATACCGGCTCGGCAACAAGAACCCGGCCTTCGCGAAGGTCTTCAAGGGCGAGCCGGAGGCCGAGCGCATCGTGCTCGGCGCGCTGCGATCCCCGAGCCTTTATGACGAGACGCTGCGCCTGGCCGCGCGGATGGGGCTCGATGTGCCCGCCGGCAAGCTCGAGCGCGACTGGAGCGAACCCTACGAGGCGAGCGAGGCGGTCGAGGCGATGTGGCGCGAGGTCTATCTCGACACCAGGACCTGGTGGGAGCTCTACGAGTTCGCCGAGAAGCTTGTCGATCTCGAACAGAAGTTCCAGCAATGGCGCTTCAACCACATGAAGACGGTCGAGCGCATCATCGGATTCCGGCGCGGCACGGGCGGCTCGGGCGGGGTGAGCTATCTCGTCAAGGCACTGGACATACGCCTCTTTCCGGAACTGTGGACCGTCAGAACCAAGCTTTGA
- the rplM gene encoding 50S ribosomal protein L13 translates to MKTFSAKPAEVEHKWVVIDAEGAVVGRLAAFVATRLRGKHRPDFTPHVDTGDHVVIINADKVVFTGNKYEDKRYYRHTGHPGGIKETSPRKVLEGRFPERVLEKAVERMMPKESPLARAQLGKLRVYAGGEHPHEAQQPEVIDFKSLNTKNARS, encoded by the coding sequence ATGAAGACTTTCTCCGCAAAGCCCGCAGAAGTCGAGCACAAGTGGGTTGTGATCGACGCTGAAGGCGCCGTCGTGGGCCGTCTCGCGGCTTTCGTGGCGACCCGCCTGCGCGGCAAGCACCGTCCCGACTTCACCCCGCATGTCGACACCGGCGATCACGTCGTGATCATCAATGCCGACAAGGTGGTGTTCACCGGCAACAAGTACGAGGACAAGCGCTATTACCGCCATACCGGTCACCCGGGCGGGATCAAGGAGACCTCTCCGCGCAAGGTGCTCGAAGGCCGGTTCCCCGAGCGCGTCCTTGAAAAGGCCGTCGAGCGCATGATGCCGAAGGAAAGCCCGCTCGCGCGCGCCCAGCTCGGCAAGCTGCGCGTCTATGCAGGCGGGGAACACCCCCACGAGGCGCAGCAGCCCGAAGTCATCGACTTCAAGTCCCTCAACACCAAGAATGCGCGGAGCTAG
- a CDS encoding MBL fold metallo-hydrolase: MPAEGDVVMRWAWSGYRAEASGAVPERLTVTLNGRMLKDAALSWRAGADPALFEAPEGMEFPAPPGQSAGDPAGFIPYGERPARVETIAPGVHLVRNLRPGFHVPFVEFDSFVVAIDAPTLWNEMHYLPPVSGSPGDDVHALGEKLLRAIEATAPGKPVRHLVLTHHHSDHIGGARALIEAGADILAGRPAAEAARTIIEAPYTREPYPLTRTPQIEIVDAPHTIEEGDMELRLIPLPPGNPKADGFLVVYLPRQRLIYATAFLYPVPESVFPLVESVPLSAWFVDWLDGSGLAVDEVWNLHGTGRVEDWQLEYFREPGAAD, from the coding sequence ATGCCCGCCGAGGGCGACGTGGTCATGCGCTGGGCCTGGAGCGGCTACCGGGCCGAGGCGAGCGGGGCCGTGCCCGAACGCCTTACGGTCACGCTCAACGGCCGTATGCTGAAGGACGCCGCGCTGAGCTGGCGCGCCGGGGCCGACCCGGCCCTGTTCGAGGCGCCGGAGGGGATGGAGTTCCCCGCCCCGCCCGGGCAGAGCGCGGGCGATCCGGCCGGCTTCATCCCCTATGGCGAGCGGCCGGCGCGCGTGGAGACGATCGCGCCCGGCGTTCATCTGGTGCGCAATCTGCGCCCCGGCTTTCACGTCCCCTTCGTGGAGTTCGACAGCTTCGTCGTGGCCATCGACGCGCCGACGCTCTGGAACGAGATGCACTACCTGCCCCCCGTTTCCGGCTCGCCGGGCGACGACGTGCATGCGCTGGGGGAGAAGCTGCTGCGCGCGATAGAAGCGACCGCGCCGGGCAAGCCGGTGCGCCATCTCGTGCTCACCCATCACCACAGCGACCATATCGGCGGGGCGCGCGCGCTGATCGAGGCCGGGGCCGACATCCTCGCCGGCCGTCCGGCCGCCGAGGCGGCGCGCACGATCATCGAGGCGCCCTACACGCGCGAGCCCTACCCGCTGACGCGCACGCCGCAGATCGAGATCGTCGATGCCCCGCACACGATCGAGGAAGGCGACATGGAGCTCCGGCTCATCCCCCTGCCCCCGGGCAATCCCAAGGCGGACGGGTTCCTCGTGGTCTACCTGCCGCGCCAGCGCCTCATCTACGCGACGGCCTTCCTCTATCCGGTGCCCGAATCCGTCTTTCCGCTGGTGGAGTCCGTCCCGCTCTCGGCCTGGTTCGTGGACTGGCTCGACGGCTCCGGGCTCGCCGTCGACGAGGTCTGGAACCTGCACGGCACGGGCCGGGTGGAGGACTGGCAGCTGGAGTATTTCCGGGAGCCGGGGGCAGCTGATTGA
- a CDS encoding Lrp/AsnC ligand binding domain-containing protein: MRNFFIFIKCELGKTYEVASHLVDLVEETRQVHSVSGTYDLLAQFAVEKEADIGRFVTTKIQTIPGIKDTQTIICFNAFTSDKGLGEA, translated from the coding sequence GTGCGAAACTTCTTCATCTTCATCAAGTGCGAGCTCGGCAAGACCTACGAGGTCGCCTCCCATCTCGTCGATCTCGTCGAGGAGACCCGCCAGGTCCACTCCGTCTCGGGCACCTATGACCTGCTCGCCCAGTTCGCGGTGGAGAAGGAGGCCGATATCGGCCGCTTCGTGACCACGAAGATCCAGACCATCCCGGGCATCAAGGACACCCAGACGATCATCTGTTTCAATGCCTTCACCTCCGACAAGGGGCTCGGCGAGGCCTAG
- the rpsI gene encoding 30S ribosomal protein S9, which translates to MAEQARSLEDLKSALKQAEAPVVSSEAEEEALPEPKIDEHGRAYATGKRKNAVARVWIKPGNGKITVNGRDQEKFFARPVLRMLLQQPFETAGRVDQYDVVATVTGGGLSGQAGAVRHGISKALTYYEPELRGPLKAAGFMTRDSRVVERKKYGKKKARRSFQFSKR; encoded by the coding sequence ATGGCTGAACAAGCTCGCTCTCTCGAAGACCTGAAATCCGCGCTGAAGCAGGCGGAAGCCCCGGTCGTCTCCTCCGAGGCCGAGGAAGAAGCCCTTCCCGAGCCGAAGATCGACGAGCATGGCCGCGCCTACGCGACCGGCAAGCGCAAGAACGCGGTCGCCCGCGTCTGGATCAAGCCGGGCAACGGCAAGATCACGGTCAACGGCCGCGACCAGGAGAAGTTCTTCGCCCGTCCGGTGCTGCGCATGCTGCTGCAGCAGCCGTTCGAGACCGCCGGCCGCGTCGACCAGTACGACGTCGTCGCCACGGTGACCGGCGGCGGCCTGTCCGGCCAGGCCGGCGCGGTGCGTCACGGGATCTCCAAGGCGCTCACCTACTACGAGCCGGAACTGCGCGGCCCGCTGAAGGCGGCCGGATTCATGACCCGCGACTCGCGCGTCGTGGAGCGCAAGAAGTACGGCAAGAAGAAAGCCCGCCGCAGCTTCCAGTTCTCCAAGCGCTGA